The genome window GGGTCAAAACGGAAAATGTGCCCGATATCGGAACCGGCGAATTCACCTATCCCACCGGTGAGTATTATGACGGCGGAATCAACCTCTGCTTTTTCACCCACGGCGGCAATATTGACTCCGAATGGAGTGCACAGGGCGACCGCTTTATCTATGTGGATCAGCGGGACAGCACCACGGAATGGCGCCTCTATGAAGGAATCCACAAAGCGGCTGACGATGCCAATGGTATCTCCGTCCGGGCCCGTTTCAACAATTGGGTGACCGGTAAAGCCTGGTTCGATGATTTCAGCGTGGTTAAAATGGTTGTTGCTCCCGGGAGTGCTATTCAACCCAAAGAAAAGGATATTCCTGAAATTCCCGAACGTTTTGCCCTGCATCAGAACTATCCCAACCCCTTCAACCCTGTTACGACAATTCAATATGATCTGCCCCATCAGACACATGTCTCCATTGATATTTACAATATCATGGGACAACATGTAAAAACACTGGTCAATGCCGTTCAGAGTCCGGGAAGCTATTCCTTAATCTGGGATGCCACCAATGACCGGGGAGCCCTGGCTCCTTCCGGTATGTATCTATATGTTCTGAAAACCAACGAACAGCAACTGTCGAAAAAGATGGTTCTGTTGCGTTAGTTTTCCTTTCCCCTGAGTCCATCGGAGCTTACCGCT of Candidatus Neomarinimicrobiota bacterium contains these proteins:
- a CDS encoding T9SS type A sorting domain-containing protein, coding for VKTENVPDIGTGEFTYPTGEYYDGGINLCFFTHGGNIDSEWSAQGDRFIYVDQRDSTTEWRLYEGIHKAADDANGISVRARFNNWVTGKAWFDDFSVVKMVVAPGSAIQPKEKDIPEIPERFALHQNYPNPFNPVTTIQYDLPHQTHVSIDIYNIMGQHVKTLVNAVQSPGSYSLIWDATNDRGALAPSGMYLYVLKTNEQQLSKKMVLLR